Proteins from a genomic interval of Schistocerca piceifrons isolate TAMUIC-IGC-003096 chromosome 3, iqSchPice1.1, whole genome shotgun sequence:
- the LOC124789633 gene encoding uncharacterized protein LOC124789633, with protein sequence MLEVMDSLEEILGGPHNLHAVHILPQYERADIVFGIDNNGKPSNIPAQFKELPLHLVKPPPTNEDQTLWYAVVIGGWNLFIRGEDRPVGAIVTKIRQLKRLGYKPTLVSWFNWSMMKSEQKKEFLKNMTAGKQLVRSIGQG encoded by the exons ATGCTTGAAGTGATGGACAGTCTTGAAGAAATTCTTGGAGGACCACATAATTTACATGCTGTACATATTCTGCCCCAGTATGAGAGAGCAG ATATTGTCTTTGGTATTGACAACAATGGAAAGCCAAGTAATATACCTGCTCAGTTCAAGGAACTTCCTCTTCATCTTGTGAAACCACCTCCAACAAATGAAGATCAAACTTTGTGGTATGCTGTTGTAATTGGAGGATGGAATTTATTTATAAGAGGGGAGGACAGACCTGTTGGTGCAATAGTTACTAAAATTCGACAGCTTAAGAGACTGGGCTACAAACCTACCTTG gtATCATGGTTTAATTGGTCTATGATGAAGTCTGAACAGAAGAAAGAATTTCTTAAAAATATGACTGCAGGAAAACAACTTGTTAGAAGTATTGGACAGGGTTAA